The genomic window TCTATGTACATACCAGTGTGTAGGATGCACATTACGATGGTAGGTCTATGTACAGACCAGTGTGTAGGATGCAAGTTACGATGGTATGTCTATGTTCAGACCAGTGTGTTGGATGCACGTTGTGGTGGTAGGTCTATGTACAGACCAGTCTGATGGATGCACATAACGGTGATTTGTCTATGTACAGACCAGTGTGTAGGATGCACGTTACGATGGTAGGTCTATGTACAGACCAGTGTGTAGGATGCAAGTTACGATGGTATGTCTATGTACATACCAGTGTGTTGGATGCACGTTACGATGGTAAGTCTAGGTACAGACCAGTGTGTTGGATGCACGATGGTAGGTCTATGTACAGACCAGTGTATTGAATGCACGATACGATGGTAGGTCTATGTACAGACCAGTGTGTTAGATGCACATTACGATGGTAGGTCTATGTACAGACCAGTGTGTTGGATGCACGTTACGATGGTAGGTCTATGTACAGACCAGTGTGTTGGATGCACGTTACGATGGTAGGTCTATGTACAGACCAGTGTGTAGGATGCACGATGGTAGGTCTATGTACAGACCAGTGTATTAAATGCACGTTACGATGGTAGGTCTATGCACAGACCAGTGTGTTGGATGCACATTACGGTGGTATGTCTATGTACATACCAGTGTGTAGGATGCACCTTACGATGGTAGGTCTATGTACAGACCAGTGTGTAGGATGCAAGTTACAATGGTATGTCTATGTTCAGACCAGTGTATTGGATGCACGTTGTGGTGGTAGGTCTATGTACAGACCAGTGTGATGGATGCACATACCGGTGATTTGTCTATGTACAGACCAGTGTGTTGAATGCACGTTACGATGGTAGGTCTATGTACAAACCAGTGTAATCGATGCACGTTACGGTGGTAGGTCTATGTACAGACCAGTGTGTAGGATGCACGTTACGATGGTATGTCTATGTACAGACAAGTGTGTTGGATGCACGTTACGATGGTAGGTCTATGTACAGACCAGTGTGTTGGATGCACATTTCGGTGGTATGTCTATGTACATACCAGTGTGTAGGATGCACCTTACGATGGTAGGTCTATGTACAGACCAGTGTGTAGGATGCAAGTTACGATGGTATGTCTATGTTCAGACCAGTGTGATGGATGCACATAACGGTGATTTGTCTATGTACAGACCAGTGTGTTGAATGCACGTTACGATGGTAGGTCTATGTACAAACCAGTGTAATGGATGCACCTTACGATGGTAGGTCTATGTACAGACCAGTGTGTAGGATGCACGTTACGATGGTAGGTCTATGTACAGACCAGTGTGTAGGATACACGTTACGATGGTATGTCTATGTATAGACCAGTGTGTAGGGTGCACGTTACGATGGTATGTCTATGCACAGACCAATGTGTTGAATAAtagtaggttttttttttaataaaagcaaCCTCATATAGCGAGATTTAAGTTTGCCAAGTATTCAGTAAGTATTAAATATCATGATGCTTAAAATTATTATGATATCATCCTGTTACAACACTTAATATTTAACACAAGAATGTccggaaaaaaaatgaattttatttattacaggatctattttacttcattgtccatatattttgtatataactTCAAAACACTGATTGTATAATGGCTGTTGTTACTCAGACCATAGACCACttgttatataaatgtatttatagttgttatatgtaatttatttcaatatttgtatcatttattttcatcgtaaaattttcaattatagGAATTAGACCAAGCacatgtattgcatttcaaaaaaatCCCCCGTAAAACAGGGTGGTGTATATATCACACCAACTGGTTCAAGTCATTGTTTAACTAATATCATCAATGAGCTTCACGGCCTATTTACATAAGGTTGCACTGAAATCTTGAGTCATTAAATttagttaaatgaaaaaaaacaactgcaattgtaaattatttaatgttGACCAAGCTAAATGTACATCACTTGTGCCTGATTATACATATTACTATCACATATTTATACCACACCGGGCCCTATTAGCGCAAAGGTGGACCTTAATTGATAACATTACAGGTCCGTTTGGTCCATTTTACGAGACGGacccttaatacatgtatacgacaCTGGTTCAGAGCAGACGTTTTACAAATCAGTCttaaatcatttgtttaaatcgGTATAAAGAGGTACTACAAGGACTGCAAGCGATGCTGATGTAGTGCAAATTTTATGCAGGTCCATCAGCTTACAAGTGGAATCATTATAAGTCTTGGTTTTCCGTCTCCTAGAGATACAGAGAGTATACACGCAGAACGTTACAAATGAAGTCTAATTCCTCACGAACTTTGACTTCAAACTACTTTTTTGTTACTAAATCCGGGCATAATATATGTAATggaaaacaactttaaaaaaaaaaaaatctaagtaATACTGTTTACGAGGAACAATATAGTGCATGAATGTGTTTTATAACTACTTAATTAAATATACCTCTAAATTAATTCACATTTCGtgatacaaaatttaaataaatagacAGATAACGGATCTTATCCCTGTTGTCTTTTTACGGTTTTGTTTTTGTGATGAATGCATGACAGAGAGGAAGGAAACAGTGAAATAGTGATAAGTATATAAACACGATTTATTATTAATTCAATGATCAGAGTAAAACCCTGTTTAGTCATGCAACTGAGTGCCaaaatgaaattgacatttaaagtttattttgtgATATCTATTGCGTGTCTATTAGGTAAAGCTTTTTTTAATTaggtgttttgtttgtttttatgtatAAGTTTGGAAAGGAATGGAACATCTCAAATTTAAGTCCTTTTCTCTCAAAATAGATGAACATGTATCACTGTTATTTGCATATATATCCACTGCACGCGTACAACACGTATTTCTACAAGATGTGAATAAATGTACATAGTAGACGAGTATGGAATTTCAACCAGTGGTCTGGACACATATAGTCACCGAATTTCTTTATACTTTTTACATCTACACCCTTAAgtttataactcaaaaataaCCTAAAATTTGGTTGCTGAGGGTAACCATTGCCATGGAAACCATTACTAAGTTAAAAAAGCAAATCTTACCTACTGTGAAGCCATACTATACGGTTTTGCCTACAATGAatatgggggaataagatggcgcaaatgcccattcggtttagatgtgaaatacaattttgaatttatttttccctagttaaatttattcaaatatattataatacaagtttgcaaaagcaaaatttctaactatggtcagtttttaatacatttaacaaaaaataagaaaaaaaaatattgtcggaaattttaGTGGTATCGAACCCGTGACATAAAAACCTAaaatatataaggttagcttatgtcaggtactctaaccactgagccatttcagacacaacaaagtgggctttttaaatataatgtttgactttggccacgaactaccggacttgtattattttttcaaaacgttcatttgttgggatacaaaatgatattcttaatgtatagtgggtcacctctccacgtttttgttgattgaaatcggtttgttttctaatagaccttaattagactatgagaaaaatatggagcacagacccactctatagaagaaaatgccttgaagttctaaaaaatgacagtatttgcagttTTTAATACGtacacgcctgtttgagtcaacatattccaagtattgaacatacctataggttaaaaatcaatgattcgttaaatatatattgttttgaatgattttttaaaaaaaaccatcagatttattgatactttaatttttcagtagtctgtccgaccgcgtatgggcattttacacgccttatccacccatcttcaaAAAACTAAATGGATTTGCTTTTTATGGCCTGTTGCCCTTCTCCTTTTGTTTAAGATCGTTTTGTTTGGCTTTCAGCGCTTGATTAGTTGCTGTGAATATATTATCAGGTGACTGCATGATGCTTGCTTCGTAGCAGTGTCTTCGATGGGCTCCATCGATACTGGAAATCACACTTCTAAATGATACCGTTTCAAACACCTCTCACCCTTTTTTGAAcacttttataatataaaattagtaaGAAGAACATCTAATTCTGTAGGAGAAACGTAGAATTCACGCATTCAATTTTTGAATCGGAGGAAATAACTGAATGGACTGACTTCATCTTTGTTTTTCTCAGAGTGTTTGTTTACTTTATCATAAATTTTTCTACCGTATATACGGTAATTTTCGCGATTATCTAGTTTTCGCTTTCGCGATCTCTGTTAAATCGCAATGAATTGGATATGCAAATATTATAttctgtatcattttctataagaaactttttaaatcgtcAAAAATGActaatgcaaattaaaaatgttataaatttttcccatttttgcaaatgttgtgacacgcgaaaaaaaacccaacccggatatacaatttgttttataaaatgacaataacaaactgtcaaccatctcaaaaacccataaaacgaaatacaaattataagcagagcaacacggacctctaaaaagatagagaaGGTAGGATTGACTCTCGTAATGAACAAATCTCGACTCCTCTGGcaagttttctttcaaaattttggtattatcaacattttttttcctctGAAGGCTCGTAATCAAATAATACACTTCAAACTTTTAGGGcttttatttgtataatattatacatatctTCTACAGCTAAGATGGGTAATAAATTTATTCACATACTGGCAATACTTAATCTTAAGGTATACTATCCGATCCATAAAAGCCccagattcaatgaatctggaTGCATAGCAGATATGTATTGGATTAATAATCAGTATActtgaaattaattttcatatttaagtatcaatatgTAAGAGTGGACTGTGTCCTAATTAATGACCTTTTCATTTTCTTGAAGAGTTGTTCCCCTTcgcttttattctataaaaattagttataaaaaatctatacgatataaaatttattttagaattgataTATGTCGTGAATACgaaaaatgtgtttttgtttcggtttgattttgtttttaacgacgttctttttgtttttattttatatagaagagtaaattattacttttaattaaTATGTTATTTCAAACCTTTTTTGGTATTGGGTATATTTGATTTCAGCACGTTCTCAACCTGAATGTACCAACAAATACATTGAACAGGAACCGGAAAGGCAACATAGATTAGGAATATTGAGCGAGCATCTGTACGATTCAATTTCAGATCCCACAGTTCATACGTATCTGGCTCTTTGTTCACAATATCTTAAATTGAACATCATAACAAAGAAACacataatgtttaattattaataattttgcaTTAAAAGTCATTACGTTATATATGATATTCTACGTTTTTAAGGTACTGCATTATGTATGTTGAACATAGAAATTAGAAAATAATGTACAAgttaaaatttcacaaaagGAAGATTATTTTTGTACAAGTCAATAATGATTAATTATGTGAGAAATCAATCTCATGCCTCATTAAGGTTTTTTTGTATTCAGTGAGGAatcaaaattgtatgataaGTAGTGAGATGAGCATGTATGATATTAATAGAATTAAGCATCTATGTGTGTGTTTGAAATACGAAgatagaaaataaattaaaactagtatatatctttattgtgtatattgatttttagtgtatattattgaaataaaaagaagaatCTGAGTTATTGTTCATTGGATCTATTGTTTTGTGTTTGGTTACTATGTAGAATGTGAATATTCAATGACAAAAATGCCCTTTTATTACCTTTTGACGTAGGCTATGGTGCTTGTGTTTTCAGAACGCATGTTTAAGCACTATGTTCTtccaaatatataaaaagaattggAGCGTAGATGacgtttgattttattttacatacatattgacatttacaatatcttattaCATATTCTACATCTGATTGGTTTTAGTGTCTGTTCTTATAACACGTGTCGTAAAGTAGTGATTAACTTTTAATATAGAATTATGAAAGGCGAATGAGATCCCTTGAGATAATTGACAAGTTTAGTTGtccttaattttgaaaatatgtctTATCCGAAAATAAAAACCCACCAAGAACTATTCCAATGCATGCAGGGCTTCTATGTCATTCAGAGTCAGTCAgaacatttttgattaaaacaaTCCTTTACAACACCAAGCAGTTTAAATTCACAAGTATTCATATTCTAGAAAAGAATTTCTCTTTAAAAGTACGCATCGTACTAATTGATAAGTGATGCTATCAAACCTAAATAGCTGAAACAGTAAGTTTGAATAGCTTTTCTCTATCAAAGGAACTTAAAAacagttgaaaaatatttaaaacagctGCAATTGCTTTgtaaatcaattcaaaaaaatatctataacgTTTTATAATATTCACAATTTTTCAGTAGAATGCATTTTTTTCGTAAGATGgcaaattcctttaaaatttcGTAAAATTATTGGAAAAATGCTCATTACACAGGAGTGCACGTTACAATTGTATTTACGAGCATATTTTAATATTAGGAATACATGTTACGACGGTATGCGATGTGCAAAGTCAAGTGTGCGGATGAACGTTATGGTGATTTGTCTGTGCACATACTTAAGTGTGAATCTGCACCCTACAGTGGTATGTTCCTGCAGAGTCCAAAGTGAGGGATGCACGTTATGGCAATATGTCCGTGCACAATCAATTGTGTAGAACGCACGTTATGGTACGGAGTATCTTCGTGCACACTCAAATGTGAAAAATGCACGTTACAGTAGGAGGTCCGTGCACAAACTAGTGTGAAGGTGCACGTTACGAATGGTAGATAAGTGCACGGTCCAGTATGTGGGATGCACGTTACGATGATGTGAATACGTCTTGCTTAAGGCCGGGTACACGAGGCTGGTTGCATTCCTTTACTTTATGTAAAGTATCTTGTAATGATTGATTCAGATTTTATGTGAttgtaaaaaaagataatttcatttatgGAAACTGCAGGAACAACGTGCACAATCGCAGAAGCGGGGACCGCCAGAAGTGTATGCGTGACCGTGATTTGAAGCGGACAAAATGGTCGGTAATTATTCAAAGACTTACAGCgtgttattgaaataaaattaaaataaatctaattatccATAAGAATTGTACGGAATAACACGATTACTTACAAACTACCAATAGCAATATTGGGGATTAGATATACTTTGAAATACCAAAACTCTTCgacaatatatatgtatgacaCATACTATTTTTGTTGTACCtagtattttataaacattttatagtatttaataaacaaaaaagtgaTTCCTAGGAAAAAAAGTCAACTTCTTTTGACCAAAAACTTTCTTCATAAAGGTTTAATCAGTGTTCTGAagagaataatttaaaaaaaaaccttctaaATGTGTTTGACCATATTTCCTAAGGGGTGTGGCAAAGATCCTGTTGCGAAAGGGGCCGTatctcatttttaattttatcaaatgtatTGCAAAGCagcgtttttttttctttaccaattttcatttaaatgtaaCATTTGTCGCCCTCGCTGCAAGACGCATGGATAATAAATGGAACCCGCGATATATAGGTCACGGCCCCCGCATGTGCGATTGTACACGAGTGTAGATATGATATTTTGATCCCTAACGATTTTtctgcgtccgtctgtctgccCGTCTTTCGGTTTTTTTGTCCGTCTGTCAGCCTGTCTGTTTCACTTCAGCtttcaacattttttgtctttatgcgtttaaggaataatatgaaactttctgaatagcttcaaaatgtcaaacaacaGATCACATTTACCTTTCTGAAGCGTCTGGTCGACATGTTTTTTAACAAACAGACACTGCtgtcatgaaaatttaaaattaggCCCATCCGCTTGCAAATGAATCTTATAAGTCTTGGTTTTCCGTCCACTAGAAATTTTAGAACTTTCAGttgaatctatttttttttgttacttaaTTCGTATAAAAGGAGAAAATATATGGAATGGAAAACAACTTTTTATAATTGAGTAATACTTTTACAAGGAACAATACTGTGCATGCATgtgtattttaaattcttaattaaatttttaaattaatgcacATTTCGTGATGCAAAACTTAAACAAATAGACAGGTAACGGATCTTGCCTCTGCCGTTTTTGCCGTTTAGTGTGTGTGATGAATGCGTGACAGAGAGGCAGGAAACGGTGAATAATAATTAGTGTATAACCATTTTCTATCATAAAGTCAAAGACGAAAATAAAACCATGTTAATTCAACTTAATTCCAAAATGGAAAAGATATTCAAACTTTATATTGTAATATCAATTTTCGGTCTATCAGGTAAATACTGAGTTTCAAATATAACTTTGATTTGttgttttaagatttttaaatgcaATATAGCAACTCTATAAGTCGTTTTTTCCTGActatgtaacattttgtttgaaGATATCCACTGCATGCGTACACCACGCTTTTTCACGACAAAGGACTatggatacatgtacttgaacgAGTATGGAATTTCAACCAGTGGTTTAACATTCATCACTTTCCAGGTACAAGCATGTAGCGACGTCCATATAGCCTTAAAATCACATATGAAAGAACAACCAATCGAAATCGCTTTAGGTGGATTGAGAAATACACGATCTTGTATACGGCTCACTCCAAGAGGCAATTGCTTAGTAACAAACCTAGGATCGGTTTTGGATTGTAAAGGATACCGCTCTTTTACTGTGTATTGGGGAGACAGACAAATCCTTGTAGAGAAAGGAAATACCACGGCTGAGAAGTCCAGCATATTTCTCAGCCTTCCTTTGAATTATAATCTTGATGACGTGAACGTAGGGATATCTACTGGCTTTGGATCATCTGGAAGATGGATAATTGAAGGTATGTGTTTGGAGAATTTATACAATTTACGATTCCCTTCAGTCCTAAGCGGCGCAAATAAGTAATGAAATACTGAACAACACGAACGTTTTATGGTTTTTAGATAACTCAAAGTTCGAcgtagctgcaagtctgtagttCCAGGTGTTTAacaattcggatggacgacctgtgATCTACATTACGGCGGACTAATGTTGCACTAGTTTTAAACTGATAAACCTTATTTCCACACAGATCTGTGTAGAAAATTATAGCCATTCAATTTTACAATCCATTTACCACTTATATCGTCACTCTTTTTGCTACAAACCTTTTCAAACACACGTTAACAGACCCCGGAAATTAAAGTATGGGAAAAATAAGTGCAGATCAaaagtcgccatttttacatgtaagtaaactCCATCATTTCAATTTACGAGGCTTGTAATGgcgtttaaaagaatatcagagacAGGTAAAGTAACGATATTTGTAGTAAAATTTCTGAGGATTTTCTTAAGAATGCAATATTTGTACAGGATGTGTTTTGAAATAAGATAAATCAGTCAAATACAAGCGCAATTCTTTTGTGCGCCATAAATCGCAACTTTTTAACACGCATGAATCTATAGCTCTCAGGTTgtcatccgaattttttcagaccgggagctaaaAGCCTGCAGCATAATACGGAACAGGACCGTTAGTAGAATTAAGTGATCATATCAAATGAATCAGACGTTATATAAATACGCAAAATTGACACAAACAGTTGGACATTGGGCTATTTCCGTTCTGTCGAGATCTGACGAATATATTAACCATCTGTGATGTATAGCAGTATTATAATTTTGATGTAGGACCGGCAGACCAGTTAACATTGAAATTACATTTACCAGCAGAAAAAAATTCGTTTTGTAGACTTATTTGATGGTAATAACTATACAGAAGGCCATTTACAAGAGTAAACCAAAACGTTTTAATGCAGtagatttttctttttgtccTATTTTCATAGTAAATTGAGCAAGAGAAGGACACATTTTAAAGATAAGCACTTACACCATATTTAAAAGAGTCAATAAGCTGTCAAAAGCGTggtaaaagttttgaaaataaaacatctcTAACTCCTTTTtccctttgaaaataaatgaacatgtatCACTGTTATTTGCAGATATCCACTGCATGCGTACAACACGTATTTCTACGACCAGAAAATATAGATACAGATACTTGGACGAGTATGGAATATCAACCAGTGGTTCAAATTTTATCAGTTTCCAGGTGCAGGCATGTAGCGACGCCCATATAGCGTTAAAATCGCAAATGAAAGAACAACCAATCGAAATCGTCATAGGTGGGTGTAGAAATAAACGATCTTGTATACGGCTTACTCCACAAGGCAATTGCTTAGCAACGAATCGAGTAGCAGTTTTA from Magallana gigas chromosome 9, xbMagGiga1.1, whole genome shotgun sequence includes these protein-coding regions:
- the LOC105329138 gene encoding uncharacterized protein — protein: MLIQLNSKMEKIFKLYIVISIFGLSDIHCMRTPRFFTTKDYGYMYLNEYGISTSGLTFITFQVQACSDVHIALKSHMKEQPIEIALGGLRNTRSCIRLTPRGNCLVTNLGSVLDCKGYRSFTVYWGDRQILVEKGNTTAEKSSIFLSLPLNYNLDDVNVGISTGFGSSGRWIIEDIHCMRTTRISTTRKYRYRYLDEYGISTSGSNFISFQVQACSDAHIALKSQMKEQPIEIVIGGCRNKRSCIRLTPQGNCLATNRVAVLNCKEYRSFTVYWGNGKIVVRKGNTTARKSNIFLSLPLNYNLDDVNVGISTGFGSSGRWIIEDTYC